The sequence GGCGTGGTCGGACGGCTGCGTCATGGCGGCGGCAAGAACACCGCAGGCGCCTCGCATTAAGCATTGATTAATGATGCAGCGCAGCGATTGCCGCGGGCGCAACGCAACTGCGGCGTGCTTCGCGCCTCGCGGCGCGCGGGCGGGACAGCGCAACCGGATTTAATCCTTAGGTAACTGGTTTTCCTAAGGTTTGGGCCATTTGTGCGGTGTATTCGTGTTCCTCCAGGGAGGGGGAATGCGCCAGGTCATTGCTAGGGTCGCAACCGGAATGTTCCTGGCCGCCAGAGGCGGCTGGGAGGCAGCGACGCGGCGCGGTCCGGTGCTGTGGCTGACCCTGTGCGGCGTGCTGCTGGTCGCGGGAATCTTCGCCGTGACCGCCATGGCCGTCGGCGAATTCCGCGAGCGGACCCTGGTCAACCGCGAGCGCGAGCTGGAAAACACCGTGCAGCTGATCGCGCGGCATTTCGATCAGCAATTCGTGGATTCGGACGTCGTCGCCGCCGATCTGATCGGGCAGATGAACCTGCCGGAGATCACCTCGCCGGCGATGTTCCGCGAGCGCATGTCCAGTCCCGCCACGAACCAGATGCTGCGCAGCAAGATCAGTTCGATCTCCTATCTCGGCGACATCGCGATCTACGACGCCGATGGCGAGCTGATCAACTGGTCGCGGAGCCAGCCGCTCCCCAAGATCAATATTTCCTCGCGCGCCTATTTCCAGACGCTCAAAACAGACCCGATGTCCGAGCCGGTGCTGCTGGAATCCGTCCGCAGCTTCATCATCGGCAAATGGACCACGGTCGTCGCGCGCCGGCTCAACGGCACCGACGGCACCTTCTTCGGCGCGATGGTCCGACGGATCGATCCGGACAGCTACCAGAACTATTTCGCATCCGTGACACTTGCGGAAGGAACGGCGATCTCGCTGTTCGACCGCGAAGGCAAGATGCTGGCCCGCTACCCTCATGTCGAGGAGCTGATCGGCAGGAGCTTCAAGGATGCACCGCTGATGCGGAAGGTACTGACCAAAGGCGGCCAGCACACGCTTCGCGTCAAGAGCCCGGTTGACCACGAGGAGCGGCTCGGCTCGGCGGCGTCGCTGAAGCATTTCCCGCTGGTCATCGTCGCCACCAACACCACGGCTGCAGCGCTTGCGGACTGGCGGCAGCAGACCGGCTTCATGGTCACCACGGCCGCACTTTCGGCCGCGGTGATCGCGCTGATCCTCTATCTGATCATACGCCAGATCCACCGGCAAAACCGCGAGGCCCAGGAGCGGATCGAGGCGGAGCGGCTGCGGCTCGACACCGCCCTCAACAACATGTCGCAAGGACTGATCCTGTACGACGCTGCCGGCTACATCGTCACCTGCAACCGCCGCTACGCCGACATGTTCGGCCTCTCCCACGACGTCATCAAGCCCGGCTGTCACATCCGCGAGGCGATGTCTCATCGCAAGGAGCGTGGCGCGTTCGGCGGCGACGTCGAGGCGTTTTGCGCCGATGTGATGCGGGTGGTCGCCGAAGGTACGGTCTCCACCAGGATCCACGAGTTGCCCAACGGCCGCGCCTTCCAGGTCATCAACACTCCGCTCGCGCAGGGCGGCTGGGTCGCCACGATCGAGGAGATCACCGAGCGGCGCAATCTGGAGCAGGAGCGCGACCGCAACTACATGTTCCTGCGCGAGATCATCGATCATATTCCCTCCCAGATCACGGTGAAGGACGCCGGAACGCGGCAATATCTGCTGGTGAACCGCACCGCCGAGGAGCAGTTCGGCCAGTCCAGTGACGAGATCGTCGGCAAGACCCCCTTCGACCTCTACCCGGACGAGGAGGCCAGGCTCGTCACCGAGGACGACAGCAAGGCGCTTCAGGCCGCCGAGGGATTATTCAAGGACGAGCATGCCTGGCGAAGCCAGACCAAGGGAGCGCGCTACATCACCTCGACCCGGATCGGCATTCGCGACAAGTCCGGCGAGCCGCGCTACCTCATCAGTGTCGTCGAGGACGTCACCGAGCGGCGGCGTGCCCACGAGAAGATCGCGCATATGGCGCATTACGATGCGCTGACCGACCTGCCGAACCGGACGCTGTTCCGCGAGCAGATCGAGCGCGAGCTGGCGAAGGTCGCGAGCGGCGCGCAGTTCGCGCTGCTCTATATCGACGTCGACGAATTCAAGGGCATCAACGATTCGCTCGGCCATCACGTCGGCGACGAGCTGCTGAAGGCGATCGCGACCCGCCTGCGCGGCTGCCTCAAGAAGGGCGACCTGATCGCGCGGCTCGGCGGCGACGAATTCGCGGTGATCCAGACCGGAATCCGGTCCTCCGCCGACGTGCTGTCCTTCGTGACACGAATCTACGAGGCGATCCGCCAGCCCTATAACTGCCTCGGCCACCAGCTCTCCACCGACGCCAGCATCGGCATCGCGCTGGCGCCGCAGGACGGAGCTGATCTCGACCAGCTCATCAAGAATGCCGATCTCGCGATGTACGGCGCCAAGGCCGAGGGGCGCCGCACCCACCGCTTCTTCGAACCGGAGATGGACGCGAGCGCCAAGGCGCGCCTGACCATGGAGCAGGATCTGCGCCAGGCCCTGGTGAATGGTGGCTTCGAGATCCACTATCAGCCGCTGGTCGATCTGCGCTCGGGCGAGGTCTCCGGCTGCGAGGCGCTGCTGCGTTGGCGCCACCCCGAGCGCGGCATGGTGTCGCCGGCGGAGTTCATTCCGATCGCAGAGGATACCGGCCTGATCAACGAGCTCGGCGACTGGGTGCTGCGCACGGCCTGCAACGAAGCCGCGACCTGGCCGGCGCATATACGCGTTGCAGTCAACGTCTCGCCGGTGCAGCTCAAATGCGACACGCTGGCGCTCAGGATCGCCAGCGCGCTCGCTGCCTCCGGACTCGACCCGCGCCGGCTCGAGCTCGAGATCACCGAGGCCGTGCTGATCCGCGACGACGAGGCGGCGCTGTCGATCCTGCACCGGCTCCGCGCGATCGGCGTACGCATCGCGCTCGACGATTTCGGCACCGGCTACTCCTCGCTCAGCTACCTCAAGCGCTTCCCGTTCGACAAGATCAAGATCGACCGCTGCTTCGTCGCCGACATCGCGGAGACCAGTGGCGCGCCCGTGATCGTGCAGGCGGTGGTGAACATCGCCGCCGCCAGCAGCATGACCACGGTCGCCGAGGGCGTCGAGACCGATGCCCAGCGCGAGATGCTGCGTAATCTCGGCTGCACCGAGATGCAGGGCTACCTGTTCAGCGCGCCGAAGCCGGCCGCCGAGGTGCGAAAATTGTTCGGCAAGGGCGATGCCGCGCCGGTGGCGGCGGTGGCCTGAGATGGCGAAGCCAGGCAAGACGCAGACCGGGAGCGTCGACGTTGCGGAATCCTATGCCGCGCGGCTGATGCAGCACCTGGTGGTGCCGACCTTCGTGATCGACCCGAAGCGCCGCGTCGTGATCTGGAACAGGGCCTGCGAGCGGCTGACCGGCGTCGCCGCCTCCGAGGTGATCGGCACCAGCAAGCACTGGCAAGCCTTCTATGAAACCAGGCGTCCCTGCCTTGCCGACCTTGTCGCGCGCGACCGTCCCGAGCAGCTGCCGGAGTTCTATTCGGAATATGCCGCGCGCGGCCATAACGGGCTCGGCTTTTCCGCGGAGAACTGGTGCGTGATGCCGAAGCTCGGCAACCAGCTCTATCTCGCCATCGACGCCGGCCCCATCCACGACGAGGCCGGCCAGCTGATCGCCGTGGTGGAGACGCTGCGCGACCTCACCGACCAGAAGCGCGCCGAGATGGCGCTGAAGGAGCTCGCGACCAAGGACGGGCTCACCGGCCTGTCGAACCGCCGCTCGTTCG is a genomic window of Bradyrhizobium sp. CB1717 containing:
- a CDS encoding EAL domain-containing protein yields the protein MRQVIARVATGMFLAARGGWEAATRRGPVLWLTLCGVLLVAGIFAVTAMAVGEFRERTLVNRERELENTVQLIARHFDQQFVDSDVVAADLIGQMNLPEITSPAMFRERMSSPATNQMLRSKISSISYLGDIAIYDADGELINWSRSQPLPKINISSRAYFQTLKTDPMSEPVLLESVRSFIIGKWTTVVARRLNGTDGTFFGAMVRRIDPDSYQNYFASVTLAEGTAISLFDREGKMLARYPHVEELIGRSFKDAPLMRKVLTKGGQHTLRVKSPVDHEERLGSAASLKHFPLVIVATNTTAAALADWRQQTGFMVTTAALSAAVIALILYLIIRQIHRQNREAQERIEAERLRLDTALNNMSQGLILYDAAGYIVTCNRRYADMFGLSHDVIKPGCHIREAMSHRKERGAFGGDVEAFCADVMRVVAEGTVSTRIHELPNGRAFQVINTPLAQGGWVATIEEITERRNLEQERDRNYMFLREIIDHIPSQITVKDAGTRQYLLVNRTAEEQFGQSSDEIVGKTPFDLYPDEEARLVTEDDSKALQAAEGLFKDEHAWRSQTKGARYITSTRIGIRDKSGEPRYLISVVEDVTERRRAHEKIAHMAHYDALTDLPNRTLFREQIERELAKVASGAQFALLYIDVDEFKGINDSLGHHVGDELLKAIATRLRGCLKKGDLIARLGGDEFAVIQTGIRSSADVLSFVTRIYEAIRQPYNCLGHQLSTDASIGIALAPQDGADLDQLIKNADLAMYGAKAEGRRTHRFFEPEMDASAKARLTMEQDLRQALVNGGFEIHYQPLVDLRSGEVSGCEALLRWRHPERGMVSPAEFIPIAEDTGLINELGDWVLRTACNEAATWPAHIRVAVNVSPVQLKCDTLALRIASALAASGLDPRRLELEITEAVLIRDDEAALSILHRLRAIGVRIALDDFGTGYSSLSYLKRFPFDKIKIDRCFVADIAETSGAPVIVQAVVNIAAASSMTTVAEGVETDAQREMLRNLGCTEMQGYLFSAPKPAAEVRKLFGKGDAAPVAAVA